The genome window TTCATGGATATGGCATTTCCCGCCGCCATTGCCCCAATGATCGCCGCTATCAACGCGCCCGAACAACGCAGCACCGCCTACGCCGTCAACCGCCTTGCCAACGGCTTGATTCAGGCTGCTGTAGCTGCCATTGTCGGCATTGTTGGCAACCAGATTACGCTCACCAACCTGTTCTTCTGGGCAGTGACCGTTTCGCTCACGTTGAGCGTGATCTTCTGGTTCGCTTTCTATCCGTTTTACCACCGCGACTGCATGGCGCTGAATGACCTGCTGGAAAAACGCAAGGCAGAACTTGTGGGGTAGGAATGGCAGTTCGGATTGCTGACCCCGCACATCTTGGAGGCGGACACCTTGACCCGCGCCTCCGCCTCCTGCTTCGGCTGGCTCCCGTCTCCCAGCCTGCGGCTCCAGGCGTGGACGAAGAGCGGGCGCGTGAACGAGAATCCCGTTCCGGACTGAGGCGTCTTTTCGTCCGCCGCGTGGGGATGAAGCGCATCGAAGACCGCTTAATCCCCGCTCAGGGCTGGGCGATTCCCATCCGCATTTATACGCCCGCTGAGTCAGCGCCTATGCCAATTCTGATTTTTTTGCACGGCGGCGGCTGGGCGCTCGGTGACTTGGAACAGTCCGACCCGTTCTGCCGCCAGTTGGCAAAGCGCGGACAATGTGTGGTAATTTCTGTAGATTACCGTCTCGCTCCCGAACATAAATTCCCCGCCGCGCTGGAAGATGCTCTCGCTATCCTGGATTGGGCGGCGGAACACGCCCCTGAACTCGGCGGGGACTCTGCCCGTCTCGGCGTAGTGGGCGGCAGCGCTGGCGGCACGTTGGCAACTGCCGCTTGTCTGGCAGCGAGACAGCATGACCATCCCGCGATTGCTTTTCAAATCCTGTTCAACCCCGTGACCAATCTCGCTCAAATGGATACAGAGTCCCACCGCCAATTCGGAATGCAAGGATATGGCATCACCACTCTCACGTTGGAAAAGCGGCGCGGACAATATCTCAACACGCAGGAGGAACGTTTCGATCCGCGCGTCTCGCCCCTGCTGGCGGATGACTTGCGCGGTCTACCGCCTGTCTTGATCCTGACCGCTGAATTTGATCCGTTGCGCGATGAGGCGGAGCAGTATGCCGCAAGGCTGGAACAGGCAGGCGTCGCGGCACATTGCGTGCGTTATCAGGGCGCGATTCACGGATTTTTTAATTTTGTTGGTTTCCTTCCTCAAGCCACATCCGCGCTTGAAGAAGCTGTATTTTTTCTTCATTCAGTTGCCATAAGCAAAACGTCCCGAAGGTTTCCTTGAAAACACTGTTTCGCCAATCAAACCTTTGGGACGGCACTTAACGTCATTTATTCAACAAGCCTTTCATTCCTTTGGGAGAAACACATCAACGTGACCGCCCATCCCAATATCGTCATCATTATTGCCGACGACCTGCGCGCGGATGCGCTGGAGAATCCGCTTGTACGCGCGCCGCATCTCACCGCGCTGCGGAAGGACGGCGTGACCTTCACGCAAAACTACGCCGCCAACCCGGTCTGCGCGCCTTCGCGCATGGCAAACTTTACGGGACTGTATCCACAGGTCAACGGGCATCGCTCGCTGTATCAGTTGCTGCGCCCGCACGAAGAAAATCTGTTTAAGATTCTGAAAGAGAACGGCTACGAGACCGTCATGGCGGGCAAGAACGACCTGATGACCACGCCCAGCCTGCGCGCCAGTTTTCGGCGGCGGCTGGCGGGTCCGCAGAGCGTTCAGATAAAATTAATGCGCCAGCGTCTGCGTCCTTTGAAGTTACGTAAAAAATTGAAAATGCTGGCGCTGGCGTTTCGCTTGTTTGTGGTGGAGCGCAAGCCGTTGAGCGGCTTATTCGGCGACGAGCGCTTGCAAGAATTCGCGGATATGCTGCCTGCGGCGCACAGTCCCTATTCGCGTGGACATCACCTGCACCATTCGTTTTACTTCGGAAAGGCGGAACCCGCCTCCCCTGCCGCGCAGATGGAACCGCTGATTTTCGAGTCCGCCGCGCGCTGGCTGGCTTCTGTGCCGCGCCAGCCCTTCTGTCTTTATATTGCCGCCACCTTGCCACACACGCCGTATCAAGTGGAAGAGCCGTACTTCTCGATGTATGAGCGCGCCGCCATCGCTGATCCCATTCCTGCGCGGCTGGACGATAAGCCGCATTTTATGCGCGAACTGTATTCGCGCTACGATCTGGCGCAATTGACTCCTGAAGACTTGCGCGAACTGCGCGCCACCTACTACGGCATGGTCACAAAACTGGACGAGCAGGTGGGGCGTATCGTTGCCGCACTCAAGGCGCAGGGACTGTACGACGATGCGCTCATTCTCTTCCTCAGCGATCACGGCGATTATGTTGGTGATTACGGATTAGTGGAAAAGTGGCCAACGGGCTTTCAGGATGATTTACTGCGCGCGCCGCTGATCGTCAAATATCCCGCCGACGCTCACGCAGGTCAGCGCGTGGACGGTTTCACCCAGTCGCTCGATCTTTTTCCCACCGTGTTGGAGCAGGCGGGTATTCAAACGCCCTACACTCACTTTGGTCTGTCGCTCACTTCCGTGATGGAAGGCTTTACGGAAAGGGATGCGGTCTACGCGGTGGGTGGTTACGATCCGCGCGAACCGCAAGCCTTCGAGGCGGGCATTCAATCTGACGATGACCCGTTGATGGGACATTACTTCGAGAAACTTAAACTTCAGCAGGATGACCCCACCACGGTGGCGCGCGCCGCTATGCTCCGCACCCGCGAGTGGAAACTGATCATCCGCAGCGCTGGAAAGGAAGAACTGTACGACCTGAAAAATGACCCGCAGGAATTGTATAATCGCATTGACGACCCAGCCTTGCCGGAAGTTCGTAACGACTTGCGGGAACGTTTGTTACACTGGTATCTGCGCGCCAGCGATAATCCGCACTGGGAACATGAACGCAGTATTTGAGAAAAAATATGACCGCCATCCCCCTCCCTCCCGCTTTTCATGTAATGACCAAGCCGCGCGGCGCGATCTGTAATTTGGATTGCGAATATTGTTTTTATCTCCGCAAGGAAGACCTGTACCAAGGCAGTTCCTTCCGTATGGGGGACGAGACGCTGGAAAGTTACGTTCGCCAGTACATCGCCGCCCAGCGCGCGCCTGAAGTCAACTTTGCCTGGCAGGGCGGCGAGCCGACCCTGATGGGGCTGGATTTCTTCCGCAAAGCCGTGGCGTACCAGCGGAAATACGCCCGTCCCGGCATGAGAATCGAAAACGCCCTGCAAACTAACGGCACGCTTCTGGACGACGAGTGGTGCCGCTTCTTCGCCGAGAATCGCTTCCTAATCGGGATCAGCCTCGACGGTCCGCGTGAAGCGCATGATCTGTATCGCAAGGACAAGGGCGGCGCGCCCACCTTTGACCGCGTCCTGCGCGCTGTTGAACTACTCAAAAAGCATAAGGTGGATTTCAACGTCCTGACCTGCGTCAGCGCCGCCAACGTCCACCAGCCGCTGGAGGTGTACCGTTTCCTGCGCGACGAGATCGGCGCGCAGTTCATCCAGTTCATCCCCATCGTCGAGCGCGATAACGGGACAGGCTTCCAGGAAGGGACGGCGCTCACCCCGCGCTCCATCACGGGAAAACAATACGGCGATTTTCTCATCGCCATTTTCGATGAATGGGTGCGCCGTGATGTGGGCATGGTCTTCGTGCAGATGTTCGACACGGCGCTGGGACGCTGGCTGGGCGCGCCCGGCGGCTTGTGCGTGTTTCAGGAGACCTGCGGGCTGGCGCTGGCGATGGAACACAACGGCGACCTGTATTCCTGCGACCATTTTGTGGAACCGCGTCACCGCCTGGGAAATTTACTCGAAACGCCGCTGGCGGAAATGGCGGGAAGTATGCAGCAGCGAAAATTCGGGCTGGATAAAAAAGCCTCCCTGCCGCGCTATTGCCGCGAATGCCCCGTCCTGTTTGCCTGCAACGGCGGCTGTCCCAAAGATCGCACCGACCTCACGCCCGATGGCGAAGCGGGACTGAACCATCTCTGTGATGGGTTCAAAGCCTTTTTCACCCACATTGACCAGCCCATGCGACAGATGGCGGGCTTGCTCCGCCAGCGCCGTCCCGCGGCTGAAATCATGAAAATTCAAATTTCAAAGGAAAAACCATGAACACCATCTTCATCATCATTGACACCCTGCGCCGCGACCACCTCGGCTGTTATGGCAACGACTGGATTCAAACCCCCAACCTCGACGCGCTGGCGCGCAAGAGCGTCGTCTTCGAGAACGCCTATCTCGGCTCCTACCCGTGTATGCCCGCCCGCCGCGATATGTGGACGGGACGCTTCGAGTTCCCCTGGCGCGGCTGGGGTCCGCTCGAAACCACCGACCCCGACATTGCCAAAATCGTCACCCAAAACGGGCATACCAGCATGGTCATCAGCGACCACTACCACATGTGGGAGCGCGGCTCTGGCAATTACTTCTTCAATTTCTCCGGGGCGGAATTTATTCGCGGGCAGGAAAACGACCTGTGGATTACCGATCCCGACATCCCCGTTGAATTCCCTGGCGACCCCGAACGCATGGCGCGTCACGCCCTGCGACCTGGCTCCTTTGCGCGTTACAAACGCAACACCGCCCACTTCCGTGTGGAACAGGATTACTTCGCCCCGCAGGTCTTCCGCAAAGCCTCCGAATGGGTCGAGCGCAACCGCGCCCAAAAAGATTTCTTCCTCATGTTGGAAGTTTTCGACCCGCATGAACCCTTTGACCCGCCCTACCCCTACGACGAAATGTACAACCCCGGTTATACCGGCAACCGTTTCATCTGGCCCACCTATGGTAAATCCGACCTGTACAGCGAAGAGGAACTCAAGGAAATCCGCGCCCTGTATGCAGGCGAAGTCACAATGGTGGATCGCTGGCTCGGACACCTGCTCGACACGGTGGAACACCTCGGCTTGATGGACGACACCATGATTATCGCCGCCACCGACCACGGGCATCTCTTCGGCGAACACGGCATGATTGGCAAGCCCTGGTCAGACCTAGGGGATTCAAATATGTATCAGGAACTTGCGCACGTTCCGTTGCTGATCTACCACCCCAACGGACAAAAGGGCAAGCGTGTATCGCATCTGGTTCAACCGGTGGACTTGTTCGCCACCGTTCTGGACGGATTCAACATTCCGCTTCCTGCCGGGACGCATGGGCTGA of Anaerolineales bacterium contains these proteins:
- a CDS encoding alpha/beta hydrolase, with translation MAVRIADPAHLGGGHLDPRLRLLLRLAPVSQPAAPGVDEERARERESRSGLRRLFVRRVGMKRIEDRLIPAQGWAIPIRIYTPAESAPMPILIFLHGGGWALGDLEQSDPFCRQLAKRGQCVVISVDYRLAPEHKFPAALEDALAILDWAAEHAPELGGDSARLGVVGGSAGGTLATAACLAARQHDHPAIAFQILFNPVTNLAQMDTESHRQFGMQGYGITTLTLEKRRGQYLNTQEERFDPRVSPLLADDLRGLPPVLILTAEFDPLRDEAEQYAARLEQAGVAAHCVRYQGAIHGFFNFVGFLPQATSALEEAVFFLHSVAISKTSRRFP
- a CDS encoding sulfatase-like hydrolase/transferase codes for the protein MTAHPNIVIIIADDLRADALENPLVRAPHLTALRKDGVTFTQNYAANPVCAPSRMANFTGLYPQVNGHRSLYQLLRPHEENLFKILKENGYETVMAGKNDLMTTPSLRASFRRRLAGPQSVQIKLMRQRLRPLKLRKKLKMLALAFRLFVVERKPLSGLFGDERLQEFADMLPAAHSPYSRGHHLHHSFYFGKAEPASPAAQMEPLIFESAARWLASVPRQPFCLYIAATLPHTPYQVEEPYFSMYERAAIADPIPARLDDKPHFMRELYSRYDLAQLTPEDLRELRATYYGMVTKLDEQVGRIVAALKAQGLYDDALILFLSDHGDYVGDYGLVEKWPTGFQDDLLRAPLIVKYPADAHAGQRVDGFTQSLDLFPTVLEQAGIQTPYTHFGLSLTSVMEGFTERDAVYAVGGYDPREPQAFEAGIQSDDDPLMGHYFEKLKLQQDDPTTVARAAMLRTREWKLIIRSAGKEELYDLKNDPQELYNRIDDPALPEVRNDLRERLLHWYLRASDNPHWEHERSI
- a CDS encoding anaerobic sulfatase maturase: MTAIPLPPAFHVMTKPRGAICNLDCEYCFYLRKEDLYQGSSFRMGDETLESYVRQYIAAQRAPEVNFAWQGGEPTLMGLDFFRKAVAYQRKYARPGMRIENALQTNGTLLDDEWCRFFAENRFLIGISLDGPREAHDLYRKDKGGAPTFDRVLRAVELLKKHKVDFNVLTCVSAANVHQPLEVYRFLRDEIGAQFIQFIPIVERDNGTGFQEGTALTPRSITGKQYGDFLIAIFDEWVRRDVGMVFVQMFDTALGRWLGAPGGLCVFQETCGLALAMEHNGDLYSCDHFVEPRHRLGNLLETPLAEMAGSMQQRKFGLDKKASLPRYCRECPVLFACNGGCPKDRTDLTPDGEAGLNHLCDGFKAFFTHIDQPMRQMAGLLRQRRPAAEIMKIQISKEKP
- a CDS encoding sulfatase, with translation MNTIFIIIDTLRRDHLGCYGNDWIQTPNLDALARKSVVFENAYLGSYPCMPARRDMWTGRFEFPWRGWGPLETTDPDIAKIVTQNGHTSMVISDHYHMWERGSGNYFFNFSGAEFIRGQENDLWITDPDIPVEFPGDPERMARHALRPGSFARYKRNTAHFRVEQDYFAPQVFRKASEWVERNRAQKDFFLMLEVFDPHEPFDPPYPYDEMYNPGYTGNRFIWPTYGKSDLYSEEELKEIRALYAGEVTMVDRWLGHLLDTVEHLGLMDDTMIIAATDHGHLFGEHGMIGKPWSDLGDSNMYQELAHVPLLIYHPNGQKGKRVSHLVQPVDLFATVLDGFNIPLPAGTHGLSLLPYILHADEGAPIRQTAVFGRYGEAMNITDGEWTLYVWPPTEKNEPLNWYSPLPPQFGDVRVNDDFDGVHYSARVTRGPMSSTLYNVKDDPQQEHNLFAERPEIVERLKTSLREFLTSINAPREQLIRLGLEDAAPPL